The proteins below come from a single Natranaerofaba carboxydovora genomic window:
- a CDS encoding response regulator → MSHKVLIVDDAAFMRMMIKDILTKNGFEVVGEAENGAQAVEKYDELSPDIVTMDITMPEKDGIQALKEIKGKDANANIIMCSAMGQQSMVIEAIQAGAKDFIVKPFQPERVMEAIKKSLS, encoded by the coding sequence ATGAGTCATAAAGTTTTAATCGTAGATGATGCCGCTTTTATGAGAATGATGATAAAAGACATACTTACAAAAAATGGTTTTGAGGTTGTGGGGGAAGCAGAAAACGGTGCACAGGCGGTAGAAAAATACGATGAGTTGTCTCCAGATATTGTAACTATGGATATTACTATGCCGGAAAAAGATGGTATACAAGCTCTAAAGGAGATTAAGGGCAAGGATGCGAATGCTAATATTATAATGTGTTCTGCTATGGGACAACAATCTATGGTTATCGAAGCAATACAAGCTGGTGCAAAAGACTTTATTGTCAAGCCTTTCCAACCAGAAAGGGTAATGGAAGCCATAAAGAAAAGTTTAAGTTAA
- the fliY gene encoding flagellar motor switch phosphatase FliY, whose product MENNDNKDILSQEEIDALLKGDSSGGEESKGEESASPADGDVAPSESSATDANLTDVEKDAIGEIGNISFGTAATTLSVLLNKQVEITTPKVSITNYKELRENFPKPHVLVEVEYTEGLQGVNVLIIKMKDAKIIADLMMGGDGENVTDDDTDIEEFHLSAVSEAMNQMMGSASTSMSTMFSNDINISPPSSRTIDLAEDDLDSEFPEEPMVKVSFDLKIEGLIDSEIMQIVPLKFAKNMAGKLLGGSEEPAEPEKEPESAPAPEKTEEPPAAKAEQPAAPSAQEQVAAASQNLPAGQQQQPTKDYQPVQFGSLEEQQQPAQADTTNMGLILDVPLEVTVELGRTRKSIKDVLELVPGSIIELEKLAGEPVDIKVNGKLIAKGEVVVIDENFGVRVTEIVSPMERVNKLQ is encoded by the coding sequence TTGGAGAATAATGATAACAAAGATATTTTATCACAAGAGGAAATTGATGCCTTATTGAAAGGTGATTCTTCAGGTGGCGAAGAATCTAAAGGAGAAGAAAGTGCTAGCCCGGCAGATGGAGATGTGGCTCCATCTGAATCAAGCGCTACTGATGCTAACCTTACAGATGTAGAAAAAGATGCTATAGGTGAAATAGGAAATATATCATTTGGAACTGCAGCAACCACTTTATCTGTTTTATTAAACAAACAGGTTGAAATAACGACTCCAAAGGTAAGTATTACTAATTATAAAGAGCTAAGGGAAAATTTCCCAAAACCTCATGTATTGGTAGAAGTAGAATATACTGAAGGGCTTCAAGGAGTTAATGTCCTTATTATCAAAATGAAAGATGCTAAAATTATTGCAGATTTGATGATGGGAGGAGATGGAGAGAATGTAACTGATGATGATACAGATATTGAAGAGTTTCACTTAAGTGCTGTAAGTGAAGCAATGAATCAAATGATGGGTTCAGCATCTACTTCAATGTCAACTATGTTTAGTAATGATATTAATATATCACCTCCAAGTTCAAGAACAATCGATCTTGCAGAAGATGATCTTGATAGTGAGTTTCCTGAGGAACCCATGGTTAAAGTTTCATTTGACTTGAAAATTGAAGGGCTAATTGATAGTGAAATTATGCAAATCGTACCATTGAAATTTGCTAAAAACATGGCAGGGAAACTATTAGGTGGCAGCGAAGAACCTGCAGAACCAGAAAAGGAACCAGAAAGTGCACCCGCCCCTGAAAAGACAGAAGAGCCACCGGCTGCAAAAGCTGAGCAGCCAGCTGCGCCAAGTGCCCAGGAGCAAGTGGCTGCAGCATCACAAAATTTACCAGCGGGGCAGCAACAGCAGCCTACAAAAGATTATCAACCTGTACAGTTTGGTTCTTTAGAAGAGCAACAACAACCTGCGCAGGCGGATACAACTAATATGGGGCTGATTCTTGATGTTCCGTTAGAAGTTACAGTTGAACTTGGCAGGACTAGAAAATCTATTAAAGATGTTCTGGAATTAGTGCCTGGTTCTATAATAGAACTAGAGAAGCTAGCAGGAGAACCTGTTGATATCAAAGTAAATGGCAAATTAATTGCCAAAGGCGAAGTAGTAGTAATTGATGAAAACTTTGGTGTTAGGGTGACAGAAATTGTAAGTCCGATGGAAAGGGTCAATAAATTACAATAA
- the fliM gene encoding flagellar motor switch protein FliM, which produces MSEVLSQSEIDDLLSAISTGDLDVEEAKQEKQKEVKVYDFKRPAKFSKDQIRTLQMINDNFARLLSTFLSAYLRSYVEVTVASVDQVTYDEFMRSLPNPTIMGVFSADPMEGSAVMESHPKIMYAIIDRVLGGPGETVESSRELTEIEETVAIKIYDKMLENMKEAWKNVDDLKPKFERIETNPQFTQIISPNEMVAVTAFTVTFGEMEGLVNICLPYIFLEPVITRLTARYWFATGHVKKASEEESQALDKRLKKTEVPLTAQLGSTSITVGELISLKEGDVISIDKETEEEIDILVGNKLKFRGSPGAVGKKLGVQITELIREGEDSLGE; this is translated from the coding sequence ATGTCTGAAGTTTTGTCACAGTCAGAGATAGATGATTTGTTATCAGCTATTTCAACAGGAGATTTAGATGTAGAAGAAGCTAAACAAGAAAAACAAAAAGAAGTAAAAGTATATGACTTTAAAAGGCCAGCAAAATTCTCTAAAGATCAGATTAGAACACTGCAGATGATAAACGATAACTTTGCCAGGCTTTTGTCAACTTTTTTGTCTGCTTATCTCAGGTCATACGTAGAAGTTACTGTTGCATCAGTAGATCAGGTAACATATGATGAATTTATGCGATCACTGCCAAATCCTACTATAATGGGAGTTTTTTCAGCTGATCCGATGGAAGGCAGTGCAGTGATGGAAAGCCATCCGAAAATTATGTATGCGATTATAGACAGGGTGCTTGGTGGCCCAGGTGAGACTGTTGAATCATCTAGAGAGCTTACTGAAATAGAGGAAACTGTAGCTATAAAAATCTATGATAAAATGCTTGAGAATATGAAAGAAGCATGGAAAAACGTGGATGATCTCAAACCAAAATTTGAAAGAATAGAAACAAATCCGCAGTTCACTCAGATAATATCGCCAAATGAGATGGTAGCAGTAACTGCTTTTACGGTAACTTTTGGTGAGATGGAAGGGCTTGTTAATATATGTCTGCCATATATTTTTCTAGAGCCTGTAATTACAAGGCTTACTGCAAGGTATTGGTTTGCAACTGGTCATGTAAAAAAAGCTTCTGAAGAAGAATCACAAGCTTTGGACAAGAGGTTGAAAAAAACTGAAGTACCTTTAACAGCCCAACTTGGATCAACAAGTATCACAGTTGGAGAGCTAATAAGTTTAAAAGAGGGCGATGTTATATCAATAGACAAAGAAACTGAAGAAGAAATTGATATACTTGTGGGGAATAAATTAAAGTTTAGAGGTTCCCCTGGAGCTGTAGGGAAAAAGCTAGGTGTACAAATTACTGAGCTGATCAGGGAAGGAGAGGATTCCCTTGGAGAATAA
- a CDS encoding TIGR02530 family flagellar biosynthesis protein — translation MAGIYGPNQFNNMNPGKIPGKNIGKVQDKQVKVGSTGDKTAKKDFSEILKKEKEKSLDFTKHASQRMNSRNIELTPEKLKQLEDAVDKAASKGAKESLIMMDKTAFVVSVDNKKVITAVDEAGMKDNVFTNIDSAVII, via the coding sequence ATGGCTGGAATATATGGGCCGAATCAATTTAACAATATGAACCCCGGCAAAATTCCCGGAAAAAACATTGGTAAAGTTCAGGACAAGCAAGTTAAAGTTGGTTCTACAGGTGATAAAACAGCTAAAAAAGACTTTTCTGAAATTCTTAAAAAAGAAAAGGAAAAATCATTAGACTTTACGAAGCATGCATCCCAAAGGATGAATTCTAGAAATATTGAGTTAACACCAGAAAAGTTAAAACAGCTTGAAGATGCCGTAGATAAAGCTGCATCAAAAGGTGCCAAAGAATCTTTAATAATGATGGACAAGACTGCTTTTGTTGTAAGTGTAGATAACAAAAAAGTTATAACTGCTGTAGATGAAGCCGGGATGAAGGACAATGTCTTTACAAATATCGATAGTGCGGTAATTATCTAA
- the fliJ gene encoding flagellar export protein FliJ — protein sequence MKKFQFPLERVLRVKEIKEDELQQQLKDARDKKEHEENRLSGLMDIQKKYKEEFLENIDKPTKVFEVKHYCSYFPELENEINNQKQRVEKANEYLNQCLLEWQEAKKERKIMENLKEKKRDHFNKEQLKLEQKFFDELAQNPSRLNS from the coding sequence AGTAAAAGAAATAAAAGAAGATGAATTGCAGCAGCAGTTAAAAGATGCAAGGGACAAAAAAGAACATGAAGAAAATAGACTTTCTGGACTTATGGATATACAAAAGAAATACAAAGAAGAATTTTTAGAAAACATAGATAAACCTACAAAAGTTTTTGAAGTGAAACACTATTGCTCTTATTTCCCAGAGCTAGAAAACGAGATTAACAACCAAAAACAAAGGGTAGAAAAAGCGAATGAATATCTGAACCAATGTTTGTTAGAGTGGCAGGAAGCCAAGAAAGAAAGAAAAATAATGGAAAACTTAAAGGAAAAGAAAAGAGATCATTTTAACAAAGAACAGCTGAAATTAGAACAAAAATTCTTTGATGAATTAGCACAGAATCCAAGTAGATTAAACAGTTGA
- a CDS encoding flagellar motor protein MotB gives MARHSRRKRKEEEAEDTEAWLRTYGDMITLLLCFFVLLFSFSTIDDETFDQIMISLHQSFSGVLPEGRTMVPPEDQIDIGKDEVPEDPELDETQEEEVEEMKELQQQIEEYIEERDLDDVMSIIMDERGLMLRFQDKILFDTARAELRDEAENILSEISVFLNQVDNEITIEGHTDDRPMRGPQFDTNWELSTGRATSVLRFLAEDNDIEPHRLSAIGYGEYRPLVPNDSPDNMQLNRRVDMTILWSTFERGEFLDRGADEDLMDVDDLEEFLQQHDEDVDNIEEFIDEGG, from the coding sequence GTGGCGAGGCATAGCAGAAGAAAGAGAAAAGAAGAAGAAGCTGAGGACACTGAAGCGTGGCTTCGCACGTATGGTGATATGATTACCTTACTTCTTTGTTTTTTTGTTCTTTTGTTTTCTTTTTCGACAATTGACGACGAAACTTTTGATCAGATTATGATTTCTCTTCACCAGAGTTTTTCTGGAGTGTTGCCTGAAGGAAGGACTATGGTACCTCCGGAAGATCAAATAGATATAGGAAAAGACGAAGTTCCAGAAGATCCTGAATTGGATGAAACTCAAGAAGAAGAAGTTGAAGAAATGAAAGAACTACAGCAACAGATAGAAGAATATATTGAAGAAAGAGACCTAGATGATGTGATGTCTATTATAATGGATGAGAGAGGTCTGATGCTTAGGTTTCAGGACAAAATACTCTTTGATACTGCAAGGGCAGAACTTAGAGATGAAGCAGAAAATATATTGAGTGAGATTTCAGTTTTTCTTAATCAAGTTGACAATGAAATAACCATAGAAGGACATACAGACGACAGGCCTATGCGTGGTCCTCAGTTTGATACCAACTGGGAACTATCCACAGGTAGGGCGACAAGTGTACTTAGGTTTTTGGCTGAAGACAACGATATAGAGCCCCACAGACTTTCTGCTATTGGCTATGGGGAATATAGACCACTTGTTCCAAATGACTCGCCAGATAATATGCAGCTAAACCGCAGGGTGGATATGACTATACTATGGTCTACCTTTGAAAGAGGAGAATTTTTGGATAGAGGTGCGGACGAAGACCTTATGGATGTAGATGATTTAGAGGAGTTTTTGCAGCAGCATGATGAGGATGTAGATAATATTGAAGAATTTATTGATGAAGGGGGCTAA
- a CDS encoding flagellar hook-length control protein FliK → MKKLSPGNGMVMLDQILKGDAVNDKGKLKGKDKVKDGETNNNTSFKEFFSTLLGSSDVDVNELDGAKLDQIENLDDELLDGDFLDYLTELFGDELIEELDIELDGEIMLDDIELLKDLYDTVLMIEDIGVEIEDLDFETIDDILDAIGLESTVENISAMLNELLNFEDYLDLPKTFDKNYKEENSMEKVLIALEESEDDLITLIEDDEKAAEALLALILTQQSIEDTTLKYHQENSQKANEENSELVKLLSQDFKHQQMGLNITDENAGNVGVNNLNDEDKLVKLKQVLAMELNQEWNIKDAKKSKDIENLDLEELKQLKDFLNEGIKKLKENAKKFTEEKATNNELKEYKDELKILSKAAKNEEGDKSKPKKLLENILSRAINKEDTKKYWTKALEDYNTQAHTYDSKGRLNDKSFKNQMIQQILPSDAQNDSQAKLKINALRNAIDHNTDSNNDSEIKERLSQMKANNNRYGLFNLSNLNNSGNLNRSSQSQDTTFNLQEFFNHSELENLRGNLTNRENMLNESRTLNLQNREAFVERLAEEIMKFASLKRDQNTFTLNIRLKPERLGNLRLQFTSQDGVMQGEIAAQSQQARQIIQANLTQLREQLEAQGYEFDSLDVTSDDNNTDLQYENRDNMNEGGQSNSKNNKTSLDGEDFDLFGSGEEELSEEDMVSEPGMSKVDYLV, encoded by the coding sequence GTGAAAAAACTGAGTCCAGGCAATGGAATGGTAATGCTTGATCAGATACTAAAAGGAGATGCAGTAAACGATAAGGGTAAATTAAAAGGAAAAGATAAAGTTAAGGATGGAGAAACAAATAATAATACATCATTTAAAGAATTCTTTTCTACATTACTTGGTAGTTCAGATGTAGATGTTAACGAATTAGATGGAGCTAAACTTGACCAAATAGAGAATCTTGATGATGAACTATTAGATGGAGACTTTTTAGATTATTTAACGGAGTTATTTGGTGATGAATTAATTGAGGAACTAGACATAGAGCTTGACGGGGAAATAATGCTTGATGATATAGAACTACTTAAGGATCTATATGACACTGTACTGATGATAGAAGATATAGGAGTAGAAATTGAAGATTTAGATTTTGAAACTATAGACGACATACTAGATGCAATTGGTCTAGAGTCTACCGTAGAAAATATCAGTGCAATGCTAAATGAACTATTAAACTTTGAAGACTATCTTGATTTACCAAAAACATTCGATAAAAATTATAAAGAAGAGAACTCAATGGAGAAAGTATTGATAGCATTAGAAGAATCAGAAGATGACCTGATTACACTTATAGAAGATGATGAAAAAGCTGCAGAAGCTTTGTTAGCATTGATTTTGACACAGCAGTCTATAGAAGATACAACACTTAAATATCATCAAGAAAATAGTCAAAAGGCTAATGAAGAAAATTCAGAACTTGTTAAGCTATTATCACAGGATTTTAAACATCAGCAAATGGGACTAAACATTACAGATGAAAATGCAGGCAATGTAGGCGTAAACAATTTAAATGATGAAGACAAACTAGTTAAACTAAAACAAGTTTTGGCTATGGAATTAAATCAGGAATGGAACATCAAAGATGCAAAAAAATCTAAAGACATAGAAAATCTTGACCTAGAAGAGCTAAAACAACTTAAAGATTTTTTAAATGAGGGGATAAAAAAATTAAAGGAAAATGCTAAGAAATTTACAGAAGAAAAAGCAACAAACAATGAATTAAAAGAGTATAAAGATGAGCTAAAAATACTATCAAAAGCAGCAAAAAATGAAGAAGGAGATAAAAGTAAACCCAAAAAACTTTTGGAAAACATACTAAGCAGAGCTATCAACAAAGAAGATACTAAAAAATACTGGACAAAAGCCTTAGAAGATTACAACACACAAGCTCATACCTATGATAGCAAAGGGAGATTAAATGATAAATCTTTTAAAAACCAAATGATACAACAGATATTGCCAAGCGATGCCCAAAATGATAGTCAAGCTAAATTAAAGATAAACGCCTTAAGAAATGCTATTGATCACAATACTGACTCCAACAACGACAGTGAAATAAAAGAGCGCTTGAGCCAAATGAAAGCAAATAATAATAGATACGGACTATTTAACTTGAGTAATCTAAATAATTCAGGTAACCTAAATAGGTCAAGCCAAAGTCAAGATACAACATTTAATTTGCAGGAGTTCTTTAATCACTCTGAATTAGAAAACCTAAGAGGTAACCTGACAAACAGAGAAAATATGCTAAACGAATCAAGGACACTAAATCTACAAAACAGAGAAGCTTTTGTCGAACGACTTGCAGAAGAGATCATGAAATTTGCTAGTTTAAAAAGAGATCAAAACACTTTTACACTAAACATTAGACTAAAGCCAGAACGACTTGGAAATTTGAGGCTTCAGTTTACAAGTCAGGATGGTGTAATGCAGGGAGAGATAGCAGCCCAAAGCCAGCAGGCGAGACAGATTATTCAAGCTAATTTGACACAGTTAAGAGAGCAGCTTGAAGCTCAAGGCTATGAGTTTGACAGCTTGGATGTAACTTCAGATGACAACAACACAGACCTTCAATATGAAAATAGAGATAATATGAATGAAGGCGGTCAGAGTAACAGCAAAAATAATAAAACTAGCTTGGATGGAGAAGATTTTGATCTTTTTGGTAGTGGGGAAGAAGAGCTTTCAGAAGAAGATATGGTATCAGAACCTGGCATGTCAAAGGTGGATTATTTGGTGTAA
- a CDS encoding flagellar hook capping FlgD N-terminal domain-containing protein — MDITQMMNVGDQSQQYNKMQEDKIDSERQVDDREFDRGDLGQDDFTKILVTQLKYQDPLDPMDDREFITQMTQFSQLEQLTQLGTGQEKTSAINLLNQEVVVNTDDGQKQGVVSGVVDLRTNPKLNVDGEYVELDDVVEVIGMQGGDDQFEEIVDEVLERMDEKVTDEEIKTMEDLNELDDNQFESVIEDADAEDLLILQNTGDLEDEKLNKVIDELEETETTDETDETDEQEDTEEYEI, encoded by the coding sequence TTGGATATAACCCAGATGATGAATGTTGGAGATCAGAGTCAACAGTATAATAAGATGCAGGAAGATAAGATTGATAGTGAAAGACAAGTTGATGACCGTGAATTTGACAGGGGTGATCTTGGCCAAGATGACTTCACAAAAATACTTGTAACTCAGTTAAAATACCAGGACCCACTTGACCCAATGGATGACAGAGAATTCATCACTCAGATGACACAATTTAGTCAGTTAGAACAGCTAACTCAGCTTGGTACAGGCCAGGAAAAAACTTCAGCTATCAACTTATTAAATCAGGAAGTAGTAGTAAACACCGATGATGGTCAAAAACAAGGGGTTGTTTCTGGAGTTGTAGATCTTAGGACAAACCCAAAACTAAACGTTGATGGTGAATATGTTGAACTAGATGATGTAGTTGAAGTTATCGGAATGCAGGGTGGCGATGATCAGTTTGAAGAGATAGTCGATGAAGTATTAGAAAGAATGGATGAAAAAGTTACTGATGAAGAGATAAAAACCATGGAGGATCTAAATGAATTAGATGATAATCAATTTGAAAGCGTAATTGAAGATGCAGATGCAGAAGATCTTTTGATTTTACAAAACACAGGAGACCTTGAAGATGAAAAATTAAACAAAGTAATAGATGAACTTGAAGAAACTGAAACTACTGATGAAACAGATGAGACTGATGAACAAGAAGATACAGAAGAATATGAAATATAA
- a CDS encoding flagellar motor protein has translation MDLSTIIGLISGIALISGAIILGGDVGGFVEGQAVLIVFGGTFAATLASFPLSNFKALIKIIKTAFQEKTMPASETIALLVQLAEKARREGLLALEDDVAELDDDFLEKGIQLVVDGTDPELTRSILETELSFVEERHKNGQGMFQTMGAFSPAFGMAGTLIGLIQMLGDLDDPDAIGPGMAIALVTTLYGVLAANLIFFPIANKLKAKSGEEVLLKEVMLEGILSIQAGENPRIVEEKLKAFLAPQSREAVDEGKEEEIEVDAGGEA, from the coding sequence TTGGATTTATCGACAATTATAGGCCTCATAAGCGGTATTGCACTTATATCAGGAGCCATAATACTTGGAGGAGATGTTGGAGGTTTTGTTGAAGGGCAAGCAGTGTTGATCGTTTTTGGTGGCACTTTTGCAGCCACTTTGGCGAGCTTTCCTCTTTCTAACTTCAAGGCTCTTATAAAAATTATAAAGACTGCTTTTCAAGAAAAAACAATGCCTGCTAGTGAAACTATAGCTCTTTTGGTACAGCTTGCAGAGAAGGCAAGAAGAGAAGGCCTTTTGGCTCTTGAAGATGATGTTGCAGAGCTAGATGATGATTTTTTGGAAAAAGGGATTCAACTGGTTGTCGACGGTACAGACCCTGAGTTAACAAGAAGTATTTTGGAGACAGAACTCTCTTTTGTTGAGGAACGTCATAAAAATGGCCAGGGGATGTTTCAAACAATGGGTGCCTTTTCACCCGCTTTTGGTATGGCTGGTACGTTGATAGGACTGATCCAAATGTTAGGTGATTTAGATGATCCTGATGCAATAGGTCCTGGGATGGCGATAGCACTTGTTACCACCTTATATGGGGTCTTGGCAGCCAACTTGATATTTTTTCCAATAGCGAACAAATTAAAAGCCAAAAGTGGTGAAGAAGTATTGTTAAAGGAAGTTATGCTTGAAGGGATCTTGAGTATTCAAGCTGGGGAAAACCCCAGAATTGTTGAAGAGAAACTAAAAGCTTTCCTTGCTCCACAGTCTAGAGAAGCTGTGGATGAGGGTAAAGAAGAAGAAATAGAGGTGGATGCCGGTGGCGAGGCATAG
- the flgF gene encoding flagellar basal-body rod protein FlgF, giving the protein MLRSMFSGVSGLRNHQERLDVVGNNISNVNTSGFKRGRATFKDILSQTQQPATSPRENMGGTNPQQIGLGMTMSSIDEIHTQGSLETTGRETDLAIEGDGFFVLGAGEEEMYTRAGNFDVDSQGNLVDLDSGYLVQGYQAEDGEILTDEGADDLSIPLGDTVEAQRTTGIDYDGNLNSEIGSEEEEFDYSEFTSDIDGEIAIDFDIDTDGYVSHKVIDIDDEVDLSDEAYIDSIANDIYDKDFTDLDESEENELLNNINYALQGGETDEYVGIVVDGEGLYILSETDGDVAELSNTDDELVKYDGFTPESGWVEFKDENNILTAINYETERTTIEIFDRQGQEHGLTINFAKKHQNEWEIEIEELGVEETIEFDNSGRVETGGEITLTYDDIEELGADAKFESGDEITIDLESVTQSAGSTTANAEADGFMQGNLDTFEIDSAGVITGIYDNGETRTLGQLELATFSNPEGLSKEGDNMFRETTNSGSANKGTADSGGRGSIAPGTLEMSNVDMAEEFTDMIITQRGFQANSRTISTSDEILEELVNMVL; this is encoded by the coding sequence ATGTTACGTTCAATGTTTTCAGGTGTGTCAGGACTTAGAAATCACCAGGAAAGACTTGATGTTGTAGGTAATAATATTTCAAATGTTAACACCTCTGGATTTAAAAGAGGAAGGGCAACATTTAAAGATATACTAAGTCAGACTCAACAGCCAGCTACCTCACCAAGGGAAAACATGGGAGGGACCAACCCACAGCAGATAGGACTTGGTATGACCATGAGCAGTATTGACGAAATCCATACCCAGGGAAGTCTTGAAACAACAGGTAGAGAAACAGACCTTGCTATAGAAGGGGATGGCTTCTTCGTTCTAGGAGCAGGCGAAGAAGAGATGTATACAAGAGCTGGTAACTTCGATGTTGACAGCCAGGGTAACCTTGTAGATCTTGACAGTGGTTATCTAGTGCAGGGTTATCAGGCTGAAGACGGTGAAATTTTAACTGACGAAGGTGCAGATGATTTGAGTATTCCTTTAGGAGATACAGTCGAAGCCCAGAGGACAACAGGAATAGATTATGATGGGAACTTGAATTCAGAGATAGGTAGTGAAGAGGAAGAGTTTGATTACAGTGAATTTACATCTGATATTGACGGTGAGATAGCTATCGATTTTGATATTGATACTGACGGTTATGTTTCTCATAAAGTAATTGACATAGATGATGAAGTTGATTTAAGTGATGAAGCATATATAGATAGCATAGCAAATGACATCTATGATAAAGATTTTACCGACCTTGATGAAAGTGAAGAAAATGAGCTATTAAATAATATTAACTACGCTTTACAAGGGGGAGAAACAGACGAATACGTAGGGATTGTTGTTGATGGAGAAGGACTTTATATTTTATCGGAGACAGATGGAGATGTAGCCGAATTAAGTAATACGGACGATGAGTTAGTAAAATATGATGGATTTACTCCTGAGAGTGGCTGGGTGGAATTTAAAGATGAAAATAATATCTTAACAGCAATAAACTACGAAACCGAAAGAACCACTATCGAAATATTTGACAGACAGGGGCAGGAACACGGTCTTACAATAAACTTTGCTAAGAAGCATCAAAACGAATGGGAAATTGAAATAGAAGAATTGGGTGTAGAAGAAACAATAGAATTTGATAATAGTGGTAGAGTTGAAACTGGCGGGGAGATAACATTGACATATGATGATATAGAAGAACTTGGAGCTGATGCAAAATTTGAGTCAGGTGATGAAATTACAATAGACCTTGAAAGTGTAACTCAATCAGCAGGCTCAACAACAGCAAATGCTGAAGCTGATGGATTTATGCAGGGTAACTTAGATACCTTTGAGATTGACTCTGCAGGGGTTATTACAGGAATCTATGATAATGGTGAGACTAGAACCTTAGGCCAACTTGAGCTTGCAACATTTTCAAATCCTGAGGGTCTCTCAAAAGAAGGGGACAACATGTTTAGAGAAACAACAAACTCCGGAAGTGCTAACAAAGGCACTGCAGATAGCGGCGGAAGAGGTAGCATAGCTCCAGGGACTTTGGAGATGAGTAATGTAGATATGGCTGAAGAATTTACCGACATGATAATTACTCAGAGAGGCTTTCAGGCTAATTCGAGAACTATTAGTACTTCTGATGAGATTTTGGAAGAGCTAGTTAACATGGTGCTGTAA
- a CDS encoding flagellar basal body-associated FliL family protein: MEKKKFLPEISIVIIVGIVLIILAAGISYFIAVNIAGSNGNGEVVEENGEEVPEMGETMVFDEVIGNIKGGGIVRFKMELEISEGDVASQIEERKSRIRDSIFDIVSSYDREELQSVEGRRDFREEIKDAVNENVQDGEVLNVYFTEFFIDSRG; this comes from the coding sequence TTGGAAAAGAAAAAATTTTTACCGGAAATCAGCATAGTTATAATAGTAGGAATAGTTCTCATAATTTTGGCCGCCGGGATTTCATACTTTATTGCTGTAAATATTGCAGGGTCAAATGGTAACGGAGAAGTTGTTGAAGAAAATGGAGAAGAGGTTCCTGAAATGGGAGAAACTATGGTGTTTGATGAGGTTATTGGAAATATAAAGGGTGGCGGTATTGTTAGATTTAAAATGGAGCTAGAAATTTCTGAAGGAGATGTAGCTTCTCAGATTGAGGAAAGAAAAAGTAGAATAAGAGATTCAATCTTTGATATTGTTAGTTCTTATGATAGAGAAGAATTACAATCTGTAGAAGGCAGAAGGGATTTTAGAGAAGAAATAAAAGATGCAGTAAATGAAAACGTACAAGACGGAGAAGTATTAAATGTATATTTTACAGAGTTTTTTATTGATTCTCGAGGTTAG